One stretch of Arcobacter sp. F155 DNA includes these proteins:
- the mfd gene encoding transcription-repair coupling factor, which yields MKNIYEYLKNLKDEKRLKECQLLIVNDDKQAQVASDIVSFLGFKPFCLADFRANYGDDLLSFSTELQDITKVLNEYYSYKKQDKILIAPIRTASFPLPKDKCFDSFEISFADTLNLEELKTKLYNWGYYFVDIVTSEAEVSIRGDILDICPLGSETGYRVSLFDDEVESIREFDIEDQKSSKDEIENFKITPAFLALDESSLDEINEQIESVESDAFIKDIHSLGFWYLGELGEYLPQKLNSYVTLEALDELEEVYVFEDKRINKDKFLTLPQVFNSKSYQEIAPANIKEFLTFHEDKKVTIISSSEAKVKSFDLELSNSNINYVFENYIINLIGSDEIIISLNKEIKKRRKKKVKLVLDELQVGDFVVHETHGIGQYKGIDPVVVMGAKRDFVVVTYAGDDKLLIPVENIDLIDRYVSDGSSYAVVDKLGKGSFAKLKEKVKDKLFAIANDIIKIAAARELINGIKINTDKQVLKDFQNSAGFEYTKDQARSVREIFEDLSSGRVMDRLLSGDVGFGKTEVAMNAILATVLDGHQAIFVCPTTLLATQHFHGMQKRFEEFGIRMAKLDGKSTAKEKNQVKKSLEDGSLDLVVGTHSLLSVKTNDLALVVIDEEHKFGVKQKEKLKSLREDVHIFSMSATPIPRTLNLALSKLKGMSSLLTPPSERLGVRTYVKEYSDKLIKEIVLREKRRGGQLFYVHNNIASIEAKKADIEEIVPNIKIEIIHSKIKPKEAEEIIEKFDNKEFDILLATSIVESGLHLPNANSIIIDGADRFGIADLHQLRGRVGRSDKEGFCYYVVEDKKQITNDAIKRLVALESNSYLGSGTALAHQDLEIRGGGNIIGEAQSGHIKQIGYGLYLKMLEDALASLSGDTKEEAKTVDIKLAISAFISSDYIVEDRVRLELYRRLSKCHSKQEVYEIEEEMEDRFGKPDIPTKQFLELIIIKILALGQGIKTISSYEMNITFTKLDDTKETIKSSSKDDDDIIDATLKFLNKKK from the coding sequence GTGAAAAATATATATGAATATTTAAAGAACTTAAAGGATGAAAAAAGATTAAAAGAGTGTCAACTCTTAATCGTAAATGATGATAAACAAGCTCAAGTAGCAAGTGATATTGTCTCTTTTTTAGGATTTAAACCTTTTTGCTTAGCTGATTTTAGAGCAAATTATGGGGATGATTTATTATCTTTTTCTACTGAACTTCAAGATATAACAAAAGTTTTAAACGAATACTACTCATATAAAAAACAAGACAAAATATTAATTGCTCCAATTAGAACAGCTTCATTCCCTTTACCAAAAGATAAGTGCTTTGACTCATTTGAGATAAGTTTTGCAGATACTTTAAACTTAGAAGAGTTAAAAACAAAACTTTATAACTGGGGATACTATTTTGTAGATATTGTAACAAGTGAAGCGGAAGTTTCTATTAGAGGAGATATTTTAGATATTTGTCCTTTAGGAAGTGAAACAGGATATAGAGTATCACTTTTTGATGATGAAGTAGAGAGTATCAGAGAGTTTGATATTGAAGATCAAAAATCATCAAAAGATGAGATTGAAAACTTTAAAATCACTCCTGCTTTTTTAGCCCTTGATGAAAGTTCCCTTGATGAAATAAATGAGCAAATAGAGAGTGTAGAAAGTGATGCATTTATTAAAGATATACACTCTTTAGGTTTTTGGTATTTAGGTGAACTAGGTGAATATTTGCCACAAAAGTTAAACTCTTATGTAACTTTAGAAGCCTTAGATGAGTTAGAAGAGGTTTATGTATTTGAAGATAAAAGAATAAATAAAGACAAATTTTTAACTCTACCTCAAGTATTTAACTCAAAATCCTATCAAGAAATAGCACCAGCAAATATAAAAGAGTTTTTAACTTTCCATGAAGATAAGAAAGTGACTATTATCTCTTCTTCTGAAGCTAAGGTAAAATCTTTTGATTTAGAACTTTCTAATTCTAATATAAATTATGTTTTTGAAAACTATATTATCAATCTTATTGGAAGTGATGAGATAATCATTTCACTTAATAAAGAGATTAAAAAAAGAAGAAAAAAGAAAGTAAAACTTGTACTTGATGAGCTTCAAGTCGGAGATTTTGTAGTACATGAAACCCATGGTATTGGTCAATACAAAGGAATAGACCCAGTTGTAGTTATGGGAGCAAAAAGAGATTTTGTTGTTGTAACTTATGCAGGGGATGACAAGCTTTTAATTCCTGTAGAAAATATTGATTTAATTGATAGATATGTTAGTGACGGAAGCTCTTACGCTGTAGTTGATAAGCTAGGTAAGGGAAGTTTTGCAAAACTAAAAGAGAAAGTAAAAGATAAGCTATTTGCTATTGCAAATGATATTATTAAAATTGCAGCTGCTAGAGAACTAATCAATGGAATAAAAATAAATACTGATAAACAAGTATTAAAAGATTTCCAAAATAGTGCAGGCTTTGAATATACAAAAGATCAAGCAAGAAGTGTAAGAGAAATCTTTGAGGACTTAAGTTCTGGAAGAGTTATGGATAGACTTCTTTCTGGTGATGTTGGTTTTGGTAAAACAGAAGTTGCTATGAATGCAATTTTAGCAACTGTTTTAGATGGTCATCAAGCTATTTTTGTATGTCCAACAACTTTACTTGCAACACAACACTTCCATGGGATGCAAAAAAGATTTGAAGAGTTTGGTATCAGAATGGCTAAACTTGATGGAAAATCAACAGCTAAAGAGAAAAACCAAGTTAAAAAGTCACTTGAAGATGGAAGTTTAGACCTTGTAGTTGGAACTCACTCATTACTTAGTGTAAAAACAAATGACTTAGCCCTTGTTGTTATTGATGAAGAACACAAGTTTGGAGTAAAACAAAAAGAGAAACTAAAAAGTCTAAGAGAAGATGTTCATATTTTCTCTATGAGTGCTACTCCAATTCCTAGAACACTAAATTTAGCCCTTTCTAAACTAAAAGGTATGAGTTCACTTCTTACTCCTCCAAGCGAGAGACTAGGTGTTAGAACTTATGTAAAAGAGTATAGTGATAAGCTTATTAAAGAGATTGTTTTAAGGGAAAAAAGACGTGGAGGACAACTTTTCTATGTTCATAACAACATTGCTTCAATAGAAGCTAAAAAAGCTGATATAGAAGAGATTGTTCCAAATATTAAAATAGAAATAATTCACTCTAAAATTAAACCAAAAGAAGCAGAAGAGATAATCGAGAAGTTTGATAATAAAGAGTTTGATATCTTACTTGCTACTTCAATTGTAGAATCAGGACTTCACTTACCAAACGCAAACTCAATTATCATTGATGGGGCAGATAGATTTGGTATTGCTGATTTACACCAACTAAGAGGAAGAGTTGGAAGAAGTGATAAAGAAGGATTCTGTTACTACGTTGTTGAAGATAAAAAACAAATCACTAATGATGCTATTAAAAGATTAGTAGCCCTAGAATCAAACTCTTATTTAGGTTCAGGAACTGCTTTAGCTCATCAAGATTTAGAAATCAGAGGTGGTGGAAATATCATTGGTGAAGCACAAAGTGGTCATATCAAACAAATTGGTTATGGACTATATTTAAAGATGTTAGAAGATGCACTTGCAAGTTTAAGTGGAGATACAAAAGAGGAAGCTAAAACTGTTGATATTAAATTAGCTATTTCTGCATTTATCTCAAGTGATTATATAGTTGAAGATAGAGTAAGACTTGAACTATATAGAAGACTTTCTAAATGTCACAGTAAACAAGAAGTTTATGAAATAGAAGAAGAGATGGAAGATAGATTTGGTAAGCCAGATATTCCAACAAAACAGTTCTTAGAGTTAATCATTATAAAAATACTTGCATTAGGTCAAGGAATTAAAACTATCTCGTCTTATGAGATGAATATAACATTTACAAAATTAGATGATACAAAAGAAACAATAAAGAGTTCAAGCAAAGATGATGACGATATCATCGATGCTACACTAAAGTTTTTAAATAAGAAAAAGTAA